From Vreelandella neptunia, the proteins below share one genomic window:
- the rplU gene encoding 50S ribosomal protein L21, giving the protein MYAVIKSGGKQYRVQEGQTLKLEKIEVATGETIEFDEVLMVADGDDFNIGAPMISGAKVSAEVVSHGRGDKVTIIKFRRRKHSMKRQGHRQWFTEVKITGISA; this is encoded by the coding sequence ATGTACGCAGTTATCAAAAGCGGTGGTAAGCAGTACCGCGTTCAAGAAGGTCAAACCCTCAAACTCGAGAAAATCGAAGTCGCTACCGGCGAAACGATTGAGTTTGACGAAGTGCTGATGGTCGCTGACGGCGATGACTTCAACATCGGTGCGCCGATGATCAGTGGTGCTAAAGTCTCTGCCGAAGTGGTTTCCCACGGGCGCGGCGATAAAGTCACCATCATCAAGTTCCGTCGTCGGAAGCACAGCATGAAGCGTCAGGGCCACCGCCAGTGGTTCACTGAAGTCAAAATTACCGGAATTTCTGCGTAA
- a CDS encoding PepSY domain-containing protein — translation MNTMKKMLLIPTSALLLAVAAGSVQADDSLPMDRIDDVLTHANDYGFSHYEEISIESRGRAEVEGWLDDEWYADVEFSLDNGETLQEQRERLITGAWGMSEDDIRQALDVASQEGMVEFESLDIGKSGIIDIEGRGENGRELEISVRQGSSEVTQIDRD, via the coding sequence ATGAACACCATGAAAAAAATGCTGCTGATCCCGACCTCTGCTCTGCTGCTTGCCGTTGCTGCTGGGAGTGTGCAGGCCGACGATTCGCTGCCGATGGATCGCATTGATGACGTATTGACCCACGCCAATGACTACGGTTTCAGCCACTACGAAGAAATTAGCATTGAAAGCCGTGGCCGCGCAGAAGTAGAAGGCTGGTTGGACGATGAGTGGTACGCCGACGTGGAATTTTCACTCGATAACGGTGAAACACTGCAAGAGCAACGTGAGCGCCTGATTACCGGTGCTTGGGGCATGAGCGAAGATGATATCCGCCAAGCGTTAGACGTAGCCAGCCAGGAAGGTATGGTCGAATTTGAATCTCTCGATATTGGTAAAAGCGGCATCATCGATATCGAAGGCCGTGGCGAAAATGGCCGCGAACTAGAAATCAGCGTGCGTCAGGGCTCTTCCGAAGTTACCCAAATTGACCGCGATTAA
- the rpmA gene encoding 50S ribosomal protein L27, translated as MAHKKAAGSTRNGRDSESKRLGVKLFGGQAATAGNIIVRQRGTRFHAGTGVGLGRDHTLFALSDGFVKFETKGPKNRKFVSIVSA; from the coding sequence ATGGCACATAAAAAGGCAGCCGGCTCCACGCGTAACGGTCGCGATTCCGAGTCCAAACGCTTAGGTGTAAAACTCTTCGGTGGCCAAGCGGCGACTGCGGGTAACATCATCGTGCGTCAGCGCGGCACGCGTTTCCACGCGGGCACAGGCGTAGGCCTTGGTCGTGACCACACACTGTTCGCACTGAGCGACGGTTTTGTGAAGTTTGAGACCAAAGGCCCGAAAAACCGCAAGTTCGTTAGCATCGTTTCTGCCTAA
- a CDS encoding response regulator transcription factor, with product MKCLLVEDDQALARELSQALRDGDWLVEHAANGQDADFLVRTEAYDTLILDVGLPDGDGTRWLSAWREDGIDLPVLILTARERWADKAAGFTAGADDYVTKPFESAEVLFRLRALVRRSHGHAHPVLKVGELSLDTHTQHVTLAGRPVGLTAQETRLLGYLMHAAPRVVSRTELSEHVYDRDHEPDSNVIDVQVSRLRRKLGSWRIATLRGQGYRLLSEEPATE from the coding sequence ATGAAGTGTTTGTTGGTAGAGGACGACCAGGCGCTGGCTCGCGAGCTTAGCCAAGCGCTGCGCGACGGCGACTGGCTTGTTGAGCATGCGGCTAACGGTCAGGATGCCGATTTTCTGGTGCGCACGGAAGCCTATGACACGCTGATTCTGGATGTCGGACTACCCGATGGCGATGGCACCCGCTGGCTTTCGGCATGGCGGGAAGATGGCATCGACCTACCGGTGCTTATTCTTACTGCCCGAGAGCGCTGGGCAGATAAAGCCGCGGGGTTTACTGCTGGGGCGGATGACTACGTCACCAAGCCGTTCGAGTCAGCGGAAGTCCTGTTTCGCCTGCGCGCCCTGGTGCGCCGCAGCCACGGCCATGCCCATCCGGTTCTGAAAGTGGGGGAGCTGAGTTTGGATACCCACACCCAACACGTTACCTTGGCAGGGCGGCCTGTGGGATTAACCGCCCAGGAAACTCGGCTGCTGGGCTATTTAATGCACGCCGCACCGCGGGTTGTGAGCCGCACCGAGCTCTCGGAGCACGTTTACGATCGCGACCACGAGCCGGACTCTAATGTGATTGATGTTCAAGTCAGCCGCCTGCGCCGTAAGTTGGGTAGTTGGCGAATTGCCACCCTGCGGGGCCAGGGCTACCGACTACTGTCAGAAGAGCCCGCCACCGAATGA
- a CDS encoding sensor histidine kinase — protein MSQPSTTWREQWSRRWAKRSISLRLLLAVLVMIGLALPIAGMLLSHHYRAAATQAFDERLGATLNVIIAGVTYDPIEQQLVHDRALGDPRFETVYSGWYWQITDGEENTLASRSLWDQRLPVIDSDILSARSIPGPRGQSLRVVERDIYLSPLEAPLHISVAARDDVLARDIGEFQRLLWGGLVGLGVLLLGVLALQVRWGLAPLRRMHANLHEVEQGSAEQLDTRLPDELATLAASMNAVLARDQRLIERGRHTAGNLAHALKTPLSVMRLQLRQLPEANRAAWEVELERVDSAVRHHLARASAAGEGVRFAPIDLHATLAPLLNGLARLAQRRGIELRQTWASEINVHMDGQDIQELVGNLMDNALRWAHSDVQLQVAMHEQQLTLTVSDDGPGMSEAECQQAVQRGKRLDEQRSGSGLGLAIVTDLVTLYSGHMHLSRASTGGLKVVVELPVVARNRRA, from the coding sequence ATGAGTCAACCCAGCACGACGTGGCGTGAACAATGGTCAAGGCGTTGGGCTAAGCGCTCTATCAGCCTGCGGCTATTGCTGGCCGTGCTAGTGATGATAGGGCTGGCGCTGCCTATCGCTGGCATGCTGCTTTCCCACCACTACCGCGCCGCCGCAACTCAAGCCTTTGACGAGCGCCTGGGGGCCACCCTCAACGTCATTATCGCAGGCGTTACCTATGACCCCATCGAGCAGCAGCTCGTCCACGACCGGGCGCTGGGTGACCCGCGTTTTGAGACTGTCTATTCCGGCTGGTATTGGCAAATCACCGATGGCGAGGAAAACACCCTGGCCTCGCGTTCGCTGTGGGATCAGCGCCTGCCGGTGATCGATAGCGACATCCTTAGCGCCCGCTCGATACCCGGCCCCCGGGGGCAATCGCTGCGCGTGGTAGAGCGTGATATCTATCTGTCGCCATTAGAAGCACCGCTACATATTAGCGTCGCCGCCCGGGATGATGTGTTGGCCCGCGATATTGGCGAATTTCAACGCCTGCTGTGGGGCGGTTTAGTGGGCTTAGGCGTGCTGCTACTCGGCGTGTTGGCGCTGCAAGTACGCTGGGGGCTAGCGCCGCTACGCCGCATGCACGCCAACCTGCATGAGGTGGAGCAGGGGAGCGCTGAACAGTTAGATACCCGCTTGCCTGATGAGTTGGCGACGCTTGCAGCCTCAATGAACGCGGTGCTGGCTCGCGACCAGCGCTTGATCGAGCGTGGCCGCCATACCGCGGGCAACCTGGCCCATGCGCTGAAAACCCCGCTGAGCGTGATGCGTCTGCAGCTACGCCAACTGCCGGAAGCGAACCGTGCCGCCTGGGAGGTTGAGCTAGAACGCGTGGATAGCGCGGTACGTCATCACCTGGCACGGGCATCGGCAGCGGGCGAAGGCGTTCGCTTTGCGCCCATTGATTTGCACGCCACCCTGGCACCGCTGCTCAATGGGCTGGCTAGGCTCGCCCAGCGGCGTGGCATTGAGCTGCGCCAAACCTGGGCGAGTGAGATTAATGTGCATATGGATGGCCAGGATATCCAAGAGCTGGTGGGTAACCTAATGGATAACGCGCTACGCTGGGCGCATAGCGATGTGCAGCTACAGGTAGCGATGCACGAGCAGCAGTTAACCTTAACCGTTAGCGATGATGGCCCCGGTATGTCCGAAGCCGAGTGTCAGCAGGCGGTACAGCGCGGTAAGCGGTTGGACGAACAGCGCTCGGGCAGTGGCTTGGGTTTGGCCATTGTGACTGACCTTGTCACCCTGTACAGCGGCCATATGCACCTTAGTCGCGCCAGCACTGGCGGATTGAAAGTGGTGGTGGAGCTGCCCGTCGTCGCGCGTAATCGTCGCGCGTAA
- the ispB gene encoding octaprenyl diphosphate synthase: MTANVSSAQPVSPKPSPLHAVVADDFAAVNRTIVEQLNSKVPLVETIGQYITESGGKRLRPLLALLAARSLDYTGDKHIPLATLIEFMHTSTLLHDDVVDESHMRRGKKTANDAWGNAPSVLVGDFLYARSFQMMVDVGSMRIMAILSGATCIIAEGEVLQLTNIGNPSISEEDYFETILGKTAMLFEAASHSGAVLAEATPEQERALQYYGRYLGLAFQLIDDLLDYQGDANAMGKNVGDDLAEGKPTLPLIHAMEQGTPEQAKLIRQVIRDGGLEQLDAVLEIIHATGALDYTRQRAEEMADKALQQLDALPPSAYRDSMAQLARLAVDRQA; this comes from the coding sequence ATGACTGCTAACGTCTCCTCAGCCCAGCCCGTCAGCCCAAAACCTTCACCGCTGCACGCCGTGGTGGCTGATGACTTCGCAGCCGTCAACAGGACGATTGTCGAGCAGCTCAACTCTAAAGTGCCATTGGTCGAAACGATCGGCCAGTACATTACCGAAAGCGGCGGCAAACGGTTGCGCCCTTTATTGGCACTTCTAGCCGCCCGTTCGCTCGACTACACCGGCGACAAGCATATACCGCTGGCCACATTAATAGAGTTTATGCACACCTCCACGCTGCTACACGATGACGTCGTGGATGAATCGCATATGCGCCGGGGCAAGAAAACCGCCAACGACGCTTGGGGCAATGCGCCGTCGGTACTCGTCGGTGACTTTCTCTACGCCCGCTCGTTTCAGATGATGGTCGATGTGGGCTCCATGCGCATTATGGCGATCCTTTCCGGCGCCACCTGCATCATCGCAGAAGGCGAAGTGCTGCAGTTGACCAACATCGGCAACCCTAGCATCTCAGAAGAGGATTACTTCGAGACCATTTTGGGTAAAACCGCCATGCTGTTTGAAGCGGCTTCTCACAGCGGTGCGGTGCTGGCAGAAGCAACGCCGGAACAGGAGCGCGCGCTCCAATATTATGGGCGCTACCTAGGGCTCGCCTTCCAGTTGATTGATGACCTGCTGGATTACCAGGGCGACGCCAATGCCATGGGCAAAAACGTTGGCGACGACCTGGCCGAGGGCAAACCGACGCTGCCGCTGATCCATGCGATGGAGCAAGGCACGCCGGAACAGGCCAAGCTGATTCGCCAGGTGATTCGCGATGGCGGGCTCGAGCAGCTAGACGCCGTGCTGGAAATTATTCACGCCACCGGCGCACTTGACTATACTCGCCAGCGGGCCGAAGAGATGGCCGATAAAGCCCTGCAACAGTTAGACGCCCTGCCGCCCAGCGCCTACCGCGACAGCATGGCCCAACTGGCCCGCTTAGCGGTTGATCGCCAAGCATAA
- the proB gene encoding glutamate 5-kinase, giving the protein MESNEQILGRSALSRARRVVVKIGSALLTNDGRGLDEPAIGGWVDQIAALHQQGIEVVLVSSGAVAAGMVRLGWQVRPSAVHELQAAAAVGQNGLTQCYEQHFARHDMLTAQILLTHDDLSNRKRYLNALSALRTLVEMRVVPVINENDTVVTDEIRFGDNDTLGALVANLLEADALLILTDQEGLFDADPRHNPNAQMIGEGRADDPRLAAVAGSGGALGRGGMSTKVRAAQLAARSGAVTVIASGRQPDVINRIMSGEALGTLLRPDQVPMAARKRWLAGQLQVRGTLVLDAGAVKVLRDKGSSLLAVGVRDVQGGFKRGDMVVCVDEQGAPVAKGLVNYGADEARKLAGQPSHQIEAILGYVEAHELIHRDNLVVI; this is encoded by the coding sequence ATGGAAAGTAACGAGCAAATCCTGGGCCGCAGCGCGCTAAGCCGTGCACGGCGGGTCGTGGTGAAGATTGGCAGTGCGCTGCTGACTAACGATGGTCGCGGCCTGGACGAACCCGCAATCGGTGGCTGGGTGGATCAAATTGCCGCCTTGCACCAGCAGGGGATAGAGGTGGTGCTGGTCTCTTCCGGCGCCGTGGCGGCTGGCATGGTGCGTCTTGGCTGGCAGGTGCGCCCCAGCGCCGTGCATGAGCTACAGGCGGCTGCGGCGGTAGGCCAAAATGGCCTGACCCAATGTTATGAGCAGCACTTTGCCCGCCACGACATGCTCACCGCGCAGATTCTGCTTACCCATGACGACCTTTCCAACCGCAAGCGCTACCTGAATGCGCTCTCAGCGCTGCGTACGCTGGTAGAGATGCGCGTAGTGCCGGTCATCAATGAAAACGACACCGTGGTCACCGATGAGATTCGCTTTGGCGACAACGACACCCTTGGAGCGCTGGTTGCAAACCTACTGGAAGCGGATGCGCTGCTGATTTTGACCGACCAGGAAGGCCTGTTTGACGCCGATCCACGCCACAATCCAAACGCCCAGATGATTGGCGAAGGACGGGCCGACGACCCACGCTTAGCCGCCGTAGCAGGCAGTGGCGGTGCACTGGGGCGGGGTGGTATGAGTACCAAGGTGCGCGCGGCGCAGTTGGCGGCGCGCTCCGGGGCGGTCACAGTGATTGCCAGTGGCCGCCAGCCCGACGTCATCAACCGAATCATGTCGGGGGAGGCTCTCGGCACGCTGCTGCGTCCTGACCAAGTGCCCATGGCGGCACGCAAGCGCTGGTTGGCGGGTCAGCTGCAGGTGCGTGGCACGCTGGTGCTGGATGCGGGGGCGGTCAAGGTATTGCGCGATAAAGGCTCAAGCCTACTGGCAGTGGGCGTGCGCGACGTACAGGGCGGCTTTAAGCGCGGCGATATGGTGGTGTGCGTGGATGAGCAGGGTGCGCCAGTGGCCAAAGGTTTGGTCAACTATGGTGCTGACGAGGCCCGTAAATTGGCGGGCCAGCCCAGCCACCAGATCGAAGCCATCCTCGGTTACGTGGAAGCCCATGAACTGATCCATCGCGATAACCTTGTCGTTATATAA
- a CDS encoding PepSY domain-containing protein: protein MSKILRHFKKLLRSVPRRNVTGLALVLLLAGSAVGDQHWESLHGEVRRGEVVPLDTILDWLEAHYIGEVLEVEVEREGGYVEYEIKLLGPQGQVVEFEFDGHNGQLMAIEGVRINDMRR from the coding sequence ATGAGTAAAATCCTCCGCCACTTTAAAAAGCTACTGCGCAGCGTCCCTCGCCGCAACGTCACTGGGTTAGCCTTGGTGCTGTTGCTGGCGGGTAGCGCAGTGGGTGACCAGCATTGGGAGTCGCTACACGGTGAAGTGCGCCGCGGTGAGGTCGTGCCTCTCGACACTATTTTGGACTGGCTGGAAGCGCACTATATTGGGGAAGTGCTGGAGGTTGAGGTGGAGCGTGAAGGGGGCTATGTCGAGTATGAGATCAAATTGCTCGGCCCCCAGGGCCAAGTTGTCGAGTTCGAGTTTGATGGTCATAACGGCCAATTGATGGCCATTGAGGGGGTGCGTATCAATGATATGCGCCGCTAG
- a CDS encoding DUF1853 family protein: MLNEGVDGALENVELGNTVSVLRDLAWLVATPDLVELPPPIPCGGRPTIKELGLENALLPWLRKLGRPPLAALNGSRATRMGHYHERLWHTLLDHAPNTRLLARNVRITRQRNTLGELDMLYRTCDNPAPIHLEVAIKFYLGLPEGPGAANSQSRWIGPGGLDSLALKCSHLRRHQLPLSTTAPALETLTHWLTPRDLGVYDLRLGEQLTQRLAITGVLYYPWHADMPAPEGATADHRRGTWCYLRDWPALAAQFPTMSRMAWLEKPHWLAPPPLSAFRPAAEQLPAIIEKVHAWRSPQQVMLCFSEREYNEQRYERLFLVPDDWPRQVPLPPRMRD; encoded by the coding sequence GTGCTGAACGAAGGCGTTGACGGCGCGCTGGAAAATGTAGAACTCGGCAACACGGTGTCAGTGCTAAGAGACTTGGCCTGGCTGGTCGCCACGCCTGATCTTGTGGAGCTTCCTCCGCCGATTCCCTGTGGAGGGCGACCTACCATTAAGGAGTTAGGGCTGGAGAACGCGCTACTACCCTGGCTACGTAAGCTTGGCCGACCGCCGTTAGCCGCCTTGAACGGCAGCCGCGCAACGCGCATGGGCCATTACCACGAACGTCTGTGGCATACGCTGTTAGATCATGCACCCAATACACGGCTGCTCGCCCGTAACGTGCGCATCACCCGCCAGCGCAACACCCTGGGCGAGCTGGATATGCTGTACAGAACCTGCGACAACCCGGCACCGATACATTTAGAAGTCGCTATTAAGTTCTACCTGGGGCTGCCTGAAGGGCCTGGGGCAGCCAATAGCCAAAGCCGCTGGATTGGCCCCGGCGGGTTAGACAGCCTGGCGCTTAAGTGCTCTCACCTGCGACGTCATCAGCTCCCCCTTTCCACCACGGCGCCCGCGCTGGAAACACTTACCCATTGGCTAACGCCACGGGATCTGGGTGTTTATGATCTGCGTTTAGGTGAACAGTTAACCCAGCGGTTAGCAATAACCGGCGTACTTTACTACCCCTGGCACGCCGACATGCCAGCGCCGGAGGGCGCCACGGCAGACCATCGCCGAGGTACCTGGTGCTACTTACGTGACTGGCCTGCGCTAGCAGCCCAGTTTCCCACCATGTCGCGCATGGCGTGGTTGGAAAAACCTCACTGGCTGGCACCGCCGCCCCTCAGCGCTTTTCGCCCTGCGGCGGAGCAGTTGCCCGCTATTATCGAAAAGGTTCACGCCTGGCGCTCACCCCAGCAAGTGATGCTGTGTTTCTCAGAGCGGGAGTACAACGAACAACGCTACGAGCGGCTATTTTTGGTTCCCGATGACTGGCCCAGGCAAGTGCCGCTACCGCCCCGCATGCGAGACTAA
- the cgtA gene encoding Obg family GTPase CgtA has product MQFVDEASIIVEAGKGGNGCLSFRREKYVPRGGPDGGDGGHGGSVYLIGDDALNTLIDFKFQRFYKAQNGQGGMGRQMSGKAGEDLHVKVPVGTTVIDEDTLEVIADVTEIGQVVLVGEGGRRGLGNIHFKSSTNRAPRRTTPGTDGDRRNLRLEMKVMADVGLLGMPNAGKSTLIRSVSAAKPKVANYPFTTLVPNLGVVKLGMHEHFVMADVPGLIEGASEGAGLGLRFLKHLTRTRLLFHVVDVAPFDESDPVEAAKAIVHELGQFSPALSERPRWLVLNKFDLLPEDEREERAQKIIQALNWEGPVFRISAISSDGTDKLVQAAYRWLTEQRRLENEDEEALAREEEMRRRMEEESVARTEDRLGRRRKRDDEDDEDFDDDDYDVEVEYAP; this is encoded by the coding sequence ATGCAGTTCGTCGATGAAGCCTCGATTATTGTTGAGGCGGGCAAAGGCGGCAATGGCTGTCTGAGCTTTCGCCGCGAAAAATATGTGCCCAGGGGCGGTCCTGATGGGGGCGATGGCGGTCATGGTGGTAGCGTTTACCTCATTGGTGACGATGCCCTTAACACCTTGATCGATTTTAAATTCCAGCGCTTCTATAAAGCCCAAAACGGGCAGGGCGGCATGGGCCGTCAAATGAGCGGCAAGGCCGGTGAAGACCTGCACGTCAAAGTGCCGGTGGGCACCACGGTAATTGATGAAGACACCCTGGAAGTCATCGCCGATGTGACCGAAATTGGTCAGGTGGTGCTGGTAGGCGAAGGTGGTCGGCGTGGATTGGGTAACATCCACTTTAAATCATCTACCAACCGCGCACCGCGTCGGACGACACCAGGCACCGACGGTGACCGCCGCAATTTGCGCCTGGAAATGAAAGTAATGGCCGATGTAGGCCTGCTGGGTATGCCCAACGCGGGTAAATCGACGCTGATTCGCTCGGTGTCTGCCGCCAAGCCCAAGGTCGCCAACTACCCGTTCACCACCTTAGTGCCCAACTTGGGCGTGGTGAAACTGGGGATGCACGAGCACTTCGTGATGGCCGACGTACCGGGCTTGATCGAAGGGGCCTCTGAAGGCGCCGGGTTGGGGCTTCGTTTTTTGAAGCACCTAACCCGCACGCGGCTGCTGTTCCATGTGGTCGATGTGGCACCGTTTGATGAGTCTGATCCGGTGGAAGCAGCCAAGGCGATTGTGCACGAGTTGGGTCAGTTCTCTCCGGCGCTTTCTGAGCGGCCGCGCTGGCTGGTGCTGAACAAGTTTGACCTGCTGCCGGAAGATGAGCGTGAAGAGCGCGCCCAGAAGATTATTCAGGCGCTGAACTGGGAAGGCCCGGTGTTCCGCATTTCGGCGATCAGCAGCGACGGCACCGATAAGCTGGTTCAGGCGGCTTACCGCTGGTTGACCGAGCAGCGTCGCCTTGAGAACGAAGATGAAGAGGCGCTGGCCCGTGAAGAAGAGATGCGTCGCCGCATGGAAGAAGAGTCGGTTGCGCGTACCGAAGACCGTTTGGGTCGTCGGCGTAAGCGCGACGATGAAGATGACGAAGATTTCGACGACGATGATTACGACGTTGAAGTCGAATACGCCCCTTAG